TTGATTGTAGTTGCAAGCTTTTGATCGTTTTGTTCGATCCTCTCGATAGTTGTTTTGCTAGCTTTTTGGCCAAGGCGGTTAAGCACCTCTGCAACGGCTCTTGGACCGCCGACTTCGACTTTGTATGAGGTAAGACTTTCAAGTTTACCTTCAAGGACGGTAGAAACACGTTTGATAACAGACGGGCTGATATCGCCTAAATTTGCCATCCTAATCACAACTTCCCCTCTAAGCTCATCGCTAAAAAACGAAAGCGTTTCCGCCGCACTCGTAGAGTCCATGTGAGCCAGGATTAGCGCGATAGTTTGCGGGTGTTCTTTGATGATAAAGTCGGCTAGTTGCTGAGGCTTGATCTTACTAAGATAGCCAAAGCTTTTTGTATTTTCCATACTTTTTGCTAGTTTATCAAGGATCTTTTGCGCCACTTCGGCTCCAAAAGTTCGATATAAAATTTCTTTTGCGTATTCTAAACCACCGCTTCTCATGTATTGATTTGACTGCATGAGAGCATAAAATTCTTCCAAGATAGCAGCAGCTACTTGCTTGTCTATGTTTCTTGCGGTTGCGATATACCCCGATATATCAGTGATAACATCAACATCCATATGAGAAAATATAAGGCTCGTCGCCTCCTCACCAAGCTGAATAAGAAAAATAGCAATCTTTTCAGGCATAGAAAGGTCATCATATATCATCTTTTGTTGTTCGGTTAATTTTACTGACACTAAATCTCCTTGCGGACGTTAAAGTCACTATCGTTTCTAACTAGCTCTTGAAGCAACGACGCTATCTCTTCGTTTCTATCAATCACCATATTTCTTATCTTTTCAAGAAGCACATCATATCTAAGCTCATCCTCATTAAAGTCACCACTAAGACCAAGTTGCTCCTCAACCTTTCGTCTTGCCGCTTTAAATTTCTCAAGCGTATCTTCCGCATCTGTCTCGATCTCTTCAAGCTGATCTTGCAACATTTGAGGATCGTCTTCTTTTGTCTCTTCAAGCATTTTTTGCATAAAGACGACGATGACCTTTTTATAAAACACATAAAGTAGCAGCACGACAAAAAGATATTTAAATATCGGCATAAACGGCATGATATAATTTTGCATAAAGCCGTTTACTCGTTGGTCTGTGCTTAAATTATCTTTAAATTTAAATTCAAAATTATCAAGCGTGACCTCATCACCTCTTTGCTGATTATATCCAATAGCTTGTTTGATCAAATTTGTTATAGACTCTTTTTGTGCAGGCGTAAGCTCGATAAATTCTATCTCACCGGTATCTTTACCGTTTTCATCTTTTTTGCCTTGATACTTACCGTCAACAACGACTGCAGCACTAACTCTAACAATACTTGCAAACTGACCTTTTATGTTTGTAACTTTTTTTGAAACTTCGTAGTTTGTTTGTTGTGAGCTTTTATTGTATTGCTCTCTTATGTTGCCATCTTCAAGACCTTGAACCGGGCCTATATTACTAACGGCACCCGGTACTCCCTGGATCTCATTTGGAGAGGTTCCTTGACGTTTTTCTTCGATATTGCTTTCGCTTCTAACCACGTTGTTTGGGTCATAAACTTCACTCAAGCTATCTTTTTTATCAAAGTCAAATTCTATATTTACCTTTGCAACAACACGCTCACTACCTCCTACTATCGGAGAAAGAACATTCATGATCTTTTGCTCGTAGTTATTTTCAAATTCTCGCTTATATCTTATCTGCTGAGCGATCATCTCACTATCAAATTCGCCATCCTCTTCGCCAAGAGCTATGCCGTCTTGATTTACGATCTTGACATTTTCTATATTTAAATTTGTAACTGCGGCTGCGACTAAATTTTTAATACCAAAAATTTGCTTTGAATTTAGACTTATACCCTGCTTTAGCTCAACAACGATCGAAGCCGTCGGAGGTGCTTGGCGTTCGGTAAATACCGTCTCTTTGGGTATCGCGATACGCACGGTTGCTTTTTGTATAGTTGAAAGGCTTTCTATTGTTCTAGCAAGCTCTCCCTCTAGTGCACGTTGAAATTTCACGCGCTGTTCGGCATCGGTCGAGCCAAATTCTTGTTTGTCAAATATCTCAAAACCTATCTTGCTATCTTTTGGAATTCCAAGTGTCGCAACCGCGATACGTTCTCTATAAACATCCGCAGTAGGAACAAGGATAGTGCCTTCGTTTGCAAGCTTGTATTTTACTCCGTCTTTATTTAGTTGATCAACTATCAAGGCGGAGTCATTTGGGCTTATGTTTTCAAAAAGCACACTATAGCCTGCGTACGTATCGCCTCGCATATCTTTGTATATACTTAAAAAAACTAAAAATCCCACAACAACGACAACCGAGCTTGCCGCTACTATCCTCTGCTTTAGTGTTAGCTTTTGGTAAATTTGACTTATTTGCTGAAGTAATGCCCGAAAATCCATATCTTCACTTTAACATTTCTTTTAACTCTTTAAGCACCCTATCGTTTTGCCACGGCTGGCCTATGGTTATACGCAAAGCGTTCATGCCGTAACTTTTAAGATCCCTTAAAATTATACCTTTTTTTAACATTTTTTGCACTATTTCGCTTGCGTTTTGCTCTTTAAATTTAAATGTAATAAAATTAGTATAGCTAGGGATAAATTCTATATCAAATTCGCGAGCAAATTCCTCATATCTAGTCATCTCTTTGAAGTTATTTTCAAGAGATTTTGTAACAAATTCTTCATCTTTTAGGGCCTCTATCGCGGCTTTTAAACTAAGAGTTGTTATGTTAAAAGGAGAGCGGATTTTACCTAGTTCTGCTATTATATTTTCATCAGCTATACCGTATCCTACGCGCATACCGCCAAGTCCATAAGCCTTTGAAAATGTCCCAAGATAGATCGCATTTTTAAATTCATTTACGATCTTAGCAGGATCTATCCATTTTTTCTTATCTTTAAATTCCGCAAATTCATTATACGCACAATCAAAAACAACAAGTGTTTCTTTACTGATTTCATTTAAAAATTTATATACCTCGTCTGCATCCAAGCAGCCTCCAAGCGGATTATTAGGAAGGCATAAAAATATGATCGCGATCTCATCTTTGTTAGCTTTATAAATTTCTAAAAATTCAGTCAAATCATGCTCTTGTGCTTTCGTGCGATAAACTTTAGCCCCTACGTGCTTTGTGTAAATTTCATACATAGCAAAGGTTACGCCAGCCATCAAAACGGCATTTTTTTCATTTGCTTTTGCGTGTATGCAAAATTCTATCACCTGATCACT
This is a stretch of genomic DNA from Campylobacter sp. RM6914. It encodes these proteins:
- the fliG gene encoding flagellar motor switch protein FliG; translated protein: MIYDDLSMPEKIAIFLIQLGEEATSLIFSHMDVDVITDISGYIATARNIDKQVAAAILEEFYALMQSNQYMRSGGLEYAKEILYRTFGAEVAQKILDKLAKSMENTKSFGYLSKIKPQQLADFIIKEHPQTIALILAHMDSTSAAETLSFFSDELRGEVVIRMANLGDISPSVIKRVSTVLEGKLESLTSYKVEVGGPRAVAEVLNRLGQKASKTTIERIEQNDQKLATTIKELMFTFEDIITLNDTAIREILKNVDKKDLMVAFKGSSEALRDKFLGNMSQRASEAFKEEMSYLGAVRVKDVEEAQRRIVEAVQALAEQGVFQVGEADEMIE
- the fliF gene encoding flagellar basal-body MS-ring/collar protein FliF is translated as MDFRALLQQISQIYQKLTLKQRIVAASSVVVVVGFLVFLSIYKDMRGDTYAGYSVLFENISPNDSALIVDQLNKDGVKYKLANEGTILVPTADVYRERIAVATLGIPKDSKIGFEIFDKQEFGSTDAEQRVKFQRALEGELARTIESLSTIQKATVRIAIPKETVFTERQAPPTASIVVELKQGISLNSKQIFGIKNLVAAAVTNLNIENVKIVNQDGIALGEEDGEFDSEMIAQQIRYKREFENNYEQKIMNVLSPIVGGSERVVAKVNIEFDFDKKDSLSEVYDPNNVVRSESNIEEKRQGTSPNEIQGVPGAVSNIGPVQGLEDGNIREQYNKSSQQTNYEVSKKVTNIKGQFASIVRVSAAVVVDGKYQGKKDENGKDTGEIEFIELTPAQKESITNLIKQAIGYNQQRGDEVTLDNFEFKFKDNLSTDQRVNGFMQNYIMPFMPIFKYLFVVLLLYVFYKKVIVVFMQKMLEETKEDDPQMLQDQLEEIETDAEDTLEKFKAARRKVEEQLGLSGDFNEDELRYDVLLEKIRNMVIDRNEEIASLLQELVRNDSDFNVRKEI
- the hisC gene encoding histidinol-phosphate transaminase; translated protein: MKFNENLAQLVNYEAGKPIELVVREFGIEPKDVIKLASNENPFGTSERVVNAIKDVAKNAFLYPDDSYFELKNSLASKFNIGAKNIIIGSGSDQVIEFCIHAKANEKNAVLMAGVTFAMYEIYTKHVGAKVYRTKAQEHDLTEFLEIYKANKDEIAIIFLCLPNNPLGGCLDADEVYKFLNEISKETLVVFDCAYNEFAEFKDKKKWIDPAKIVNEFKNAIYLGTFSKAYGLGGMRVGYGIADENIIAELGKIRSPFNITTLSLKAAIEALKDEEFVTKSLENNFKEMTRYEEFAREFDIEFIPSYTNFITFKFKEQNASEIVQKMLKKGIILRDLKSYGMNALRITIGQPWQNDRVLKELKEMLK